A genomic segment from Pseudomonas mendocina encodes:
- a CDS encoding DUF1176 domain-containing protein, whose translation MSRRVLLSALLLVAGITQAAPEQVPLYREIKDWVVACDNLRGCQALSAPESFGYSSFSLQLERAAGAQAPLRLSLHDAEQDGYAPLRLDGRALSTADRLHPIENQGETTLVAEGTDAQAVLAELRNGVQLRMEGERDYEAVVSLSGLSAALLLMDAVQGRVDSRSALYRPGSRPDSEVPAVPQAPRLRAYPGVTPLSEVEQRDIAEQVMAATRSQWFEEDMSSEPEAEAFALNDREALVIIRTWCAAYNCDFAVYRVGRQAPYAERDLQLEPPPLDLGALSGWVSYNPDTGELGYLYKGRGIADCGESGSWRFDGERFQLASLNFLGRCAARNPGEWPELWRVAEP comes from the coding sequence ATGTCGCGTCGGGTCTTGCTTAGCGCTCTGCTGCTGGTTGCGGGAATCACTCAGGCGGCGCCCGAGCAGGTGCCGCTGTACCGGGAAATCAAGGATTGGGTCGTTGCTTGCGACAACCTGCGCGGATGCCAGGCATTGAGCGCCCCGGAAAGTTTCGGTTACTCGTCTTTCAGCCTTCAGCTCGAGCGTGCGGCCGGTGCTCAGGCGCCGCTAAGACTGTCACTGCACGATGCCGAGCAAGACGGCTATGCGCCGCTGCGGCTCGATGGCCGAGCTCTGTCCACTGCCGATCGCCTGCACCCGATAGAAAACCAGGGTGAAACCACGCTGGTGGCCGAGGGCACCGATGCTCAGGCCGTGCTGGCCGAGTTGCGTAACGGCGTGCAGTTGCGTATGGAAGGGGAGCGCGATTACGAGGCGGTGGTTTCGCTCAGCGGTCTTTCCGCGGCCTTGCTGCTGATGGATGCCGTGCAGGGGCGGGTGGACAGCCGCAGCGCCCTTTATCGTCCCGGCTCACGACCGGACAGCGAGGTGCCCGCTGTGCCACAGGCGCCGCGTCTGCGTGCCTATCCTGGCGTCACCCCGCTGAGCGAAGTGGAGCAGCGTGATATCGCTGAGCAGGTGATGGCCGCGACTCGTAGCCAGTGGTTCGAAGAAGACATGAGCAGCGAGCCCGAGGCCGAAGCCTTTGCGCTCAATGATCGCGAGGCGCTGGTCATCATCCGAACCTGGTGTGCCGCCTACAACTGCGATTTTGCGGTGTATCGCGTTGGCCGCCAGGCGCCGTACGCCGAGCGTGATCTGCAGCTCGAGCCGCCGCCGCTGGACCTTGGCGCGTTGTCTGGCTGGGTGAGCTACAACCCCGACACCGGCGAGCTGGGTTACCTGTACAAGGGACGAGGGATTGCCGATTGCGGTGAATCGGGCAGCTGGCGCTTCGATGGTGAGCGTTTTCAACTGGCCTCGCTCAATTTTCTTGGCCGCTGTGCCGCGCGCAATCCGGGCGAGTGGCCCGAGTTATGGCGCGTGGCCGAGCCCTGA
- a CDS encoding DUF1003 domain-containing protein, translated as MSNGTPHPLQQLAQNLLGKPLHELEPEETHVLERIRQRRPISRDAADASDEESSFGERLSDKVAAVGGSWTFIICFSLTMLGWMLINTDVLSHFGMAFDPYPYIFLNLMLSTLAAIQAPIIMMSQNRQAAKDRLAARLDFEVNLRAELEIMRLHEKIDQKIQQRLDQILERLPEKRPEA; from the coding sequence ATGAGCAACGGTACCCCACACCCTTTGCAGCAACTCGCCCAGAACCTGCTTGGCAAACCCCTGCATGAACTGGAGCCGGAAGAAACCCACGTTCTCGAGCGAATCCGCCAGCGCCGCCCCATCAGCCGTGATGCCGCCGACGCGTCGGATGAAGAGTCGAGCTTCGGCGAACGCCTGTCGGACAAGGTCGCTGCGGTCGGCGGTTCCTGGACTTTCATCATCTGCTTCTCGCTGACCATGCTCGGCTGGATGCTGATCAACACCGACGTGCTGTCGCACTTCGGCATGGCCTTCGACCCCTACCCCTACATCTTCCTCAACCTGATGCTATCGACCCTGGCAGCGATCCAGGCGCCGATCATCATGATGAGCCAGAACCGCCAGGCGGCGAAGGACCGCCTCGCAGCGCGACTGGACTTCGAAGTGAACCTGCGTGCGGAGCTGGAAATCATGCGCCTGCATGAAAAGATCGATCAGAAAATCCAGCAGCGCCTGGATCAGATCCTCGAGCGCCTGCCAGAGAAACGCCCGGAAGCCTGA
- a CDS encoding putative quinol monooxygenase — MHAFILHAHARPEQAEAFEQLFRAYVEPSRAEPGCIEYHMLRDAQDPTLFIFYEVWASQAALAGHMALPHMRAFHERRMDYLRRDFDVREVLMLSPAA; from the coding sequence ATGCACGCCTTCATTCTTCACGCTCACGCCAGGCCCGAGCAGGCCGAGGCTTTCGAGCAGCTGTTTCGTGCCTACGTCGAACCGAGCCGTGCAGAGCCCGGTTGCATCGAGTACCACATGCTGCGTGATGCCCAGGACCCGACACTGTTCATCTTCTACGAAGTCTGGGCGTCGCAGGCGGCGCTGGCCGGGCACATGGCGCTGCCGCACATGCGTGCCTTTCATGAGCGACGCATGGACTACCTGCGCCGCGATTTCGATGTTCGCGAAGTACTCATGCTCAGCCCTGCGGCCTGA
- a CDS encoding sulfite exporter TauE/SafE family protein, whose protein sequence is MTLHDFLLFALPAVFLTGLSKGGFGGALGGIAVPLLALATSPKQAVAVMLPILCLADVVGLKAYWGKWDIANLKVMLPGAVIGIGIGSLTFGFFDERAIGLLIGAIAIVFVGLGFLASNQAPRPLHKGRGTLLSSLAGFTSFVAHAGGPPVMMHLLPQQLDKVRFVATINLFFLLTNAAKLVPYAALGQFTGENLLLSLMLAPIVPLGVWSGLWLQSRVNHLWFYRIARLGILLAGVQLIWRYL, encoded by the coding sequence ATGACCCTGCACGATTTCCTCTTGTTCGCCCTGCCGGCGGTGTTTCTCACTGGCCTGTCAAAGGGCGGTTTCGGCGGTGCCCTGGGCGGCATCGCCGTACCGCTGCTGGCACTGGCCACTTCGCCGAAACAGGCCGTGGCGGTGATGCTGCCGATTCTCTGCCTGGCCGATGTAGTCGGACTGAAGGCCTACTGGGGCAAGTGGGATATAGCCAACCTCAAGGTCATGCTACCGGGTGCCGTGATCGGTATCGGCATCGGTTCGCTGACCTTCGGCTTCTTCGACGAACGTGCCATTGGCCTGCTGATCGGCGCCATCGCCATCGTTTTCGTCGGTCTTGGGTTTCTGGCTAGCAACCAGGCGCCACGCCCACTGCACAAGGGGCGCGGCACGTTGCTGTCGAGCCTGGCGGGCTTCACCAGCTTCGTTGCCCATGCGGGCGGGCCGCCGGTGATGATGCACCTGTTGCCACAGCAGTTGGACAAGGTGCGCTTCGTCGCCACCATCAACCTGTTCTTCCTGCTGACCAACGCCGCCAAACTGGTCCCCTACGCCGCGCTGGGTCAGTTCACTGGTGAGAACCTTCTGCTCAGCCTGATGCTCGCACCCATCGTACCGCTGGGGGTATGGAGCGGGCTGTGGCTGCAGTCACGCGTCAACCACCTGTGGTTCTACCGCATCGCACGGCTGGGCATTCTGCTGGCTGGGGTGCAACTGATCTGGCGCTACCTGTAA
- a CDS encoding methyl-accepting chemotaxis protein, with translation MFANRLKKELREKETELALYKQLYEGIRAQKIMLSIDPEKRIVDFNDKFARFVGYTLEQLKGRPLSDIVPAYVKDLPCFKNLSSAIGTGSSVSDRYRFLRSDGALVWVQASWMPLADERGVVRQIQCIGSEVTESMNKARENEDFINALLRSTAVIEFDLQGHVLNANQQFLDAMGYSLERIRGEHHRIFCEPQETASADYARFWERLNRGEFVAGRFKRVDSHGRPVWLEATYNPVHDTQNRLYKVVKFATVITEQVNREEEVNDAADTAYGISQRTDTTAQQGAQVVTETVQTMQRIAQEMTSASEGIEALGKQSVLISTMVQTIGGIAQQTNLLALNAAIEAARAGEQGRGFAVVADEVRQLASRTSKATEEIVGVVQDNQKLVDAAVRDMASSRAQAETGLALANQAGDVIVEIRQGAKQVLGAVERFARQLH, from the coding sequence ATGTTCGCTAATCGATTGAAGAAGGAGTTGCGGGAGAAAGAAACCGAGCTGGCGCTGTACAAGCAGCTCTACGAAGGCATCCGGGCGCAGAAGATCATGCTCTCGATAGATCCCGAGAAGCGCATCGTCGACTTCAATGACAAGTTCGCCCGTTTCGTCGGCTATACGCTCGAGCAGTTGAAGGGGCGCCCGCTGAGCGACATCGTGCCGGCTTACGTCAAGGATCTGCCGTGTTTCAAGAACCTCAGTTCGGCGATCGGTACCGGGAGTTCGGTCAGTGATCGTTATCGCTTCCTGCGTAGCGATGGTGCGCTGGTGTGGGTGCAGGCCTCCTGGATGCCGCTGGCCGACGAGCGTGGCGTGGTGCGCCAGATCCAATGCATCGGCAGCGAAGTGACCGAGAGCATGAACAAGGCGCGTGAGAACGAGGATTTCATCAACGCGCTGCTGCGCTCCACTGCGGTGATCGAGTTTGATCTCCAGGGCCATGTGCTCAATGCCAACCAGCAGTTTCTCGACGCTATGGGCTACAGCCTGGAGCGCATCCGTGGCGAGCACCACCGCATCTTCTGCGAGCCGCAGGAGACCGCGTCGGCCGACTATGCGCGATTCTGGGAGCGCCTCAATCGCGGCGAATTCGTCGCCGGGCGTTTCAAACGAGTGGACAGTCATGGCCGCCCCGTCTGGCTGGAGGCCACCTACAACCCGGTGCATGACACGCAGAACCGCCTGTACAAGGTGGTCAAGTTCGCCACCGTGATCACTGAGCAGGTCAACCGTGAGGAGGAGGTCAACGACGCCGCCGACACCGCCTACGGCATCTCCCAGCGTACCGACACCACCGCTCAGCAGGGCGCCCAGGTGGTGACCGAGACGGTGCAGACCATGCAACGTATTGCCCAGGAGATGACGTCGGCGTCCGAAGGGATCGAAGCCCTCGGCAAGCAATCAGTGCTGATCAGCACCATGGTGCAGACCATCGGCGGCATCGCCCAGCAAACCAACCTGCTGGCGCTCAATGCCGCCATCGAGGCTGCGCGAGCGGGCGAGCAGGGACGCGGCTTCGCCGTGGTGGCCGATGAGGTGCGTCAGTTGGCCAGCCGCACCAGCAAGGCCACCGAGGAGATCGTCGGGGTGGTGCAGGACAACCAGAAACTGGTGGACGCTGCGGTGCGTGACATGGCCAGCAGTCGCGCTCAGGCCGAGACCGGGTTGGCCCTGGCCAACCAGGCCGGCGATGTGATCGTCGAGATTCGCCAGGGCGCCAAGCAGGTGCTCGGCGCGGTGGAGCGATTCGCCCGGCAGTTGCACTAG
- a CDS encoding GGDEF domain-containing protein, with product MPAYFTKNEQHRRLVLKALLWITLCGGLFFSVVNLLHDNWLLAGLEIGYAAVSLYLLTILERTRNLQLLTAAYLLPFFSIMIVALAQTHTTFAVFAWIQSIPIICYLLLGLRLGMYGSVLFVGIGLFVFSRRFSSESLLQNVEIIANLGLASLAVMIFAHIYERSRILNEKRLTEQATTDALTGLPNRLKLAEVFERERAHALRNGTSLSLVFLDIDHFKQINDRFGHEIGDRALAHFATVLAQRLRINDLFCRLGGEEFAVLLPGSTAEQARDIAESLRERLAAEPLAFDDIALPMTLSAGVASFKADGQSLHELMLAADRRTYAAKRAGRNRVISREGAGDSQAALG from the coding sequence ATGCCCGCTTACTTCACCAAGAACGAGCAACATCGACGTCTGGTCCTCAAAGCCTTGCTATGGATCACTTTGTGCGGCGGTTTGTTCTTCTCAGTGGTCAATCTGCTGCACGATAACTGGCTGCTGGCGGGCCTGGAGATAGGCTACGCCGCCGTATCGCTGTATCTGCTGACCATCCTCGAGCGAACCCGCAACCTGCAACTATTGACCGCGGCATACCTGCTGCCGTTCTTCAGCATCATGATCGTGGCGCTGGCTCAGACCCACACCACCTTCGCGGTGTTCGCCTGGATACAGTCAATTCCGATCATTTGCTATCTGCTGCTCGGTTTGCGCCTGGGCATGTATGGCTCGGTGCTGTTCGTCGGCATCGGCCTGTTCGTCTTCAGCCGGCGATTTTCATCCGAGAGTCTGCTGCAGAACGTCGAGATCATCGCCAATCTCGGCCTGGCCAGCCTGGCGGTGATGATCTTCGCCCACATCTACGAGCGCAGCCGCATTCTCAATGAAAAGCGTCTGACCGAGCAGGCCACCACGGATGCCCTGACCGGCCTGCCGAACCGGCTTAAACTGGCCGAGGTATTCGAACGCGAACGCGCCCATGCGCTGCGCAATGGCACCTCGCTTTCGCTGGTGTTTCTCGATATCGATCACTTCAAGCAGATCAACGATCGCTTCGGCCACGAGATCGGCGACCGTGCCCTGGCTCACTTCGCCACGGTGCTGGCGCAACGGCTGCGCATCAATGATCTGTTCTGTCGCCTGGGCGGTGAGGAATTTGCCGTGCTGCTGCCCGGCAGCACCGCGGAGCAGGCCCGCGACATCGCGGAAAGCCTGCGCGAGCGCCTGGCAGCGGAGCCATTGGCATTCGATGACATCGCCCTGCCCATGACGCTAAGCGCCGGCGTGGCGAGCTTCAAGGCAGACGGGCAGTCCCTGCATGAGCTGATGCTGGCGGCTGACAGGCGTACCTACGCCGCCAAGCGTGCCGGTCGCAACCGGGTCATCAGCCGTGAAGGCGCCGGCGACAGCCAAGCGGCACTGGGTTGA
- a CDS encoding NAD(P)H-dependent oxidoreductase, whose amino-acid sequence MKKILLLNGGKAFAHSNGQYNATLHDAAVAFLDRAGFDIKTTFIDGGYDIDEEVQKILWADVVIYQMPGWWMGAPWTVKKYLDEVFTAGHGSLYANDGRTRSDASQKYGSGGLIQGKQYMLSLTWNAPLQAFEDPSDFFEGKGVDAVYFPFHKANEFLGMSALPTFLCNDVMKVPNVERDVARYEQHLARVFGVS is encoded by the coding sequence ATGAAAAAGATCCTCCTGCTCAATGGCGGCAAAGCCTTCGCCCATTCCAACGGCCAGTACAACGCCACCCTGCACGACGCTGCCGTGGCCTTCCTCGATCGTGCCGGCTTCGACATCAAGACCACCTTCATCGATGGCGGCTACGACATCGACGAAGAAGTGCAGAAAATCCTCTGGGCCGACGTGGTGATCTACCAGATGCCCGGCTGGTGGATGGGCGCCCCATGGACGGTGAAGAAGTACCTCGACGAGGTGTTCACCGCCGGTCACGGCAGCCTCTACGCCAACGACGGCCGTACGCGCTCCGATGCGTCGCAAAAATACGGCAGCGGCGGGCTGATCCAGGGCAAGCAGTACATGCTGTCGCTGACCTGGAACGCTCCGCTGCAAGCCTTCGAAGACCCCAGCGACTTCTTCGAGGGCAAGGGCGTCGACGCGGTGTACTTCCCCTTCCACAAGGCCAACGAGTTCCTCGGCATGAGCGCCCTGCCCACCTTCCTGTGCAACGACGTGATGAAGGTGCCGAACGTCGAGCGTGACGTGGCACGCTACGAGCAGCACCTGGCCAGGGTATTCGGCGTCAGTTGA
- a CDS encoding NUDIX hydrolase — MNNTLQIAAACLFDERGRLLLVRKRNTRFFMLPGGKREPGEDALSALKRELLEELELQLDSTALQPLGQFHAPAANEANTWVQADIYRAALPHSVQAAAELEELRWLDTAQPLPDDLAPLLREQVLPALQRLP; from the coding sequence ATGAACAACACCCTACAGATCGCCGCCGCCTGCCTGTTCGACGAACGCGGCCGCCTGCTGCTCGTGCGCAAGCGCAATACCCGTTTCTTCATGCTGCCTGGCGGCAAGCGCGAGCCGGGCGAAGATGCACTGTCTGCGCTCAAGCGTGAACTGCTCGAGGAGCTGGAACTGCAACTGGACAGCACAGCACTGCAACCACTCGGCCAGTTCCACGCCCCCGCCGCCAACGAAGCCAATACCTGGGTGCAGGCCGACATCTATCGCGCCGCCCTGCCCCATAGCGTTCAAGCGGCAGCAGAGCTGGAAGAACTGCGCTGGCTCGATACCGCCCAGCCCCTGCCGGATGACCTGGCGCCGCTGCTTCGCGAGCAGGTATTGCCGGCCCTGCAACGGCTTCCTTGA
- a CDS encoding YebC/PmpR family DNA-binding transcriptional regulator — translation MGAQWKAKPKEAAANARGKIFGKLVKEIMIAARNGADPDMNPKLRLAVHQAKKASMPKDTLERAIKKGAGLSGEVINYERTLYEGFAPHQVPVIVECLTDNVNRTVAEIRVLFRKGQLGASGSVSWDFDHVGLIEASTEEGADPELAAIEAGAQDFVPDDEGSTLFITDPTDLDAVCKALPEQGFTVNSAKLGYRPKNPVTSLTPEQMEEVEAFLEAIDGHDDVQNVYVGLAG, via the coding sequence ATGGGCGCCCAGTGGAAAGCCAAACCCAAAGAAGCCGCCGCCAATGCCCGAGGCAAGATCTTCGGCAAGCTGGTGAAGGAAATCATGATCGCCGCGCGCAACGGCGCCGACCCGGACATGAACCCCAAGCTGCGCCTGGCCGTGCATCAGGCCAAGAAAGCCTCGATGCCCAAGGACACCCTGGAGCGCGCCATCAAGAAAGGCGCCGGCCTGTCCGGTGAAGTGATCAACTACGAGCGCACCCTGTACGAAGGCTTCGCCCCGCACCAGGTGCCGGTGATCGTCGAGTGCCTGACCGATAACGTCAACCGCACCGTCGCCGAGATTCGCGTGCTGTTCCGCAAGGGCCAGCTCGGTGCCTCCGGCTCGGTTAGCTGGGACTTCGACCACGTTGGCCTGATCGAAGCCAGCACCGAAGAAGGCGCAGACCCGGAACTGGCCGCCATCGAAGCTGGCGCGCAGGACTTCGTGCCCGATGACGAAGGCTCGACCCTGTTCATCACCGACCCGACCGACCTCGACGCCGTATGCAAGGCGCTGCCGGAGCAGGGCTTCACCGTCAACTCGGCCAAGCTCGGCTACCGCCCGAAGAACCCGGTAACCAGCCTGACACCGGAACAGATGGAAGAAGTCGAGGCCTTCCTCGAAGCCATCGACGGCCATGACGACGTGCAGAACGTCTATGTCGGCCTTGCTGGCTGA
- a CDS encoding O-acetylserine/cysteine exporter codes for MTPKDLLLALLVIVVWGLNFVVIKVGLHGMPPMLMGALRFLLAAFPAILFVRRPQVPLRWMLAYGMTISLGQFAFLFYAMYVGMPAGLASLVLQSQAFFTLFFAALFLGERLRGSNLFGLLVAASGLVLIGLQGGQAMTLAGFALTIAAASMWALGNVVTRKLGKVNLVGLVVWGSLIPPLPFLALSLWLEGPELISQSLRTLGLDSMLVLAYLAFGATILGYGLWSRLLSRYPASQVAPFSLLVPVVGISSSALLLGERLGALQMVGAALVMAGLLINVWGGRLLDSWRQRTPGAV; via the coding sequence ATGACACCCAAGGATCTACTGCTGGCGCTGCTGGTGATCGTCGTCTGGGGGCTGAACTTCGTGGTGATCAAGGTCGGCCTGCATGGCATGCCGCCGATGCTGATGGGCGCCCTGCGTTTTCTCCTCGCGGCCTTTCCGGCGATTCTCTTCGTGCGTCGGCCGCAGGTGCCGCTGCGCTGGATGCTGGCCTACGGCATGACCATCTCGCTGGGGCAGTTCGCCTTCCTGTTCTATGCCATGTACGTTGGCATGCCGGCGGGCCTGGCGTCGCTGGTGCTGCAGTCGCAAGCCTTCTTCACCCTGTTCTTCGCCGCGCTGTTTCTCGGCGAGCGGCTGCGAGGCAGCAACCTGTTCGGCTTGCTGGTGGCGGCCAGTGGCCTGGTTCTGATCGGTCTGCAGGGTGGGCAGGCGATGACCCTGGCCGGTTTTGCCCTGACCATCGCGGCGGCGTCGATGTGGGCGCTGGGCAACGTGGTGACGCGCAAATTGGGCAAGGTCAATCTGGTCGGCCTGGTGGTCTGGGGCAGCCTGATTCCGCCTTTGCCGTTCCTGGCCCTGTCGCTGTGGCTGGAGGGGCCGGAGTTGATCAGCCAGTCGTTGCGCACGCTAGGCCTGGATTCGATGCTGGTGCTGGCCTACCTGGCATTCGGCGCGACCATTCTCGGTTATGGCTTGTGGAGCCGGCTGCTGTCGCGCTACCCGGCCAGCCAGGTGGCGCCGTTCTCGCTGCTGGTGCCGGTGGTGGGCATCAGTTCCTCGGCGTTACTGCTGGGCGAACGTCTTGGCGCTCTGCAGATGGTCGGTGCAGCACTGGTGATGGCCGGGCTGCTGATCAACGTGTGGGGCGGGCGCCTGCTCGACAGCTGGCGCCAGCGTACGCCGGGCGCGGTCTGA
- a CDS encoding sensor domain-containing diguanylate cyclase, producing the protein MKRGTRLTSILLVFICLSLALLTAWQIWFSRERALHELNVANLNLAQALDNYSEGVIRQSELVLVDLAERLEQEGKGRAHLDRLQKVVQEQSRVLKLASTIIIYDAQGDRLLVSRGDINARPNAADRVFFIHHRDNPSTETFIGPTINSRLAHEWVFTVSRRLNDADGNFSGVVAITLSVEHFLHLFGSLDLGKQGAMSLSTSDGILLFRQPFREQDVGLDWSNSPIFQQLRERNHTIASQTSRLDGVERLYAFRRNSNLPLITVVALGRDEALTAWRRDARLFATVVLILLLAVSIIGQRLLVDVRRRSRAERQLLSAREELLDANARLEVLASQDALTGLANRRSFDQALEVEIRRAQRRGSCLALMLLDVDLFKRYNDHYGHLAGDECLRSVAEVLKRCVRRPGDLAARYGGEELVVILPNTDGEGAEAVAIGFMESLAQCNLPHQGSPFQRITASVGVAILMPDTQDSAKLAMKLIEAADQALYRAKANGRNRLERAELQCAEQG; encoded by the coding sequence ATGAAACGCGGCACTCGGCTCACTTCCATCCTGCTGGTGTTCATCTGCCTCTCGCTGGCCTTACTGACGGCCTGGCAGATCTGGTTTTCCCGCGAGCGCGCGCTACACGAACTGAACGTGGCCAACCTCAACCTGGCCCAAGCCCTGGACAACTACAGCGAAGGGGTCATTCGCCAATCCGAGCTGGTACTGGTGGATCTGGCGGAGCGCCTGGAACAGGAAGGCAAGGGTCGGGCACACCTCGACCGCCTGCAGAAGGTCGTACAGGAACAAAGCCGCGTCCTCAAACTGGCCAGCACCATCATCATCTATGACGCTCAGGGCGACCGTTTGCTGGTATCCCGGGGTGACATCAACGCACGTCCCAACGCCGCCGACCGCGTGTTCTTCATCCATCACCGCGACAATCCCTCTACCGAGACCTTCATCGGCCCCACCATCAATAGCCGACTGGCGCACGAATGGGTATTCACCGTCAGCCGGCGCCTGAACGACGCCGACGGCAATTTCTCCGGCGTGGTCGCCATCACGCTGAGCGTGGAGCATTTCCTCCATCTGTTCGGCAGCCTCGACCTGGGCAAGCAAGGGGCGATGAGCCTGTCCACCAGCGACGGCATCCTATTGTTTCGCCAGCCCTTCCGCGAGCAGGACGTGGGGCTGGACTGGTCGAACTCACCGATCTTCCAGCAACTGCGCGAACGCAACCATACGATTGCCTCGCAGACCTCGCGCCTGGATGGCGTCGAACGCCTGTACGCCTTCCGGCGCAACAGCAATCTGCCGCTGATCACCGTGGTCGCCCTCGGCCGCGATGAAGCGCTGACGGCCTGGCGCCGTGACGCCCGGCTGTTCGCCACGGTGGTCCTGATCCTGCTGCTCGCCGTCAGCATCATCGGGCAGCGTCTGCTGGTCGATGTTCGCCGCCGTTCACGTGCCGAACGCCAGCTGCTCAGTGCTCGGGAAGAGCTGCTCGATGCCAACGCACGCCTGGAAGTACTGGCCTCGCAGGATGCCTTGACCGGCCTGGCTAACCGCCGCAGTTTCGACCAGGCGCTGGAAGTGGAGATTCGCCGCGCGCAGCGACGCGGCTCGTGCCTGGCGCTGATGCTGCTCGATGTCGACCTGTTCAAGCGCTACAACGATCACTACGGCCACCTGGCCGGCGACGAATGCCTGCGCAGCGTCGCCGAAGTCCTCAAGCGATGCGTGCGGCGCCCCGGCGATCTGGCGGCGCGCTACGGCGGCGAAGAGCTGGTGGTGATCCTGCCGAATACCGATGGCGAAGGCGCCGAAGCCGTCGCCATCGGCTTCATGGAAAGCCTCGCTCAGTGCAACCTGCCGCATCAGGGCAGCCCATTTCAGAGGATCACGGCGAGTGTCGGTGTGGCCATCCTGATGCCCGACACGCAAGACAGTGCCAAGCTGGCCATGAAGCTGATCGAGGCCGCGGACCAGGCTCTCTATCGGGCCAAGGCCAATGGCCGTAACCGTCTGGAACGAGCCGAGCTGCAATGCGCTGAGCAAGGGTGA
- a CDS encoding peptidylprolyl isomerase, whose product MARATARHILVASEDKCNELKSAIEGGADFAQLAKDNSTCPSGRSGGDLGSFGPGQMVKEFDTVVFSAPVGVVQGPVKTQFGYHLLEVTSRQD is encoded by the coding sequence ATGGCCCGCGCCACTGCCCGCCACATCCTGGTTGCCAGCGAAGACAAGTGCAACGAACTGAAATCCGCCATCGAGGGCGGTGCCGATTTCGCCCAACTGGCCAAAGACAACTCCACCTGCCCGTCCGGCCGTAGCGGCGGCGACCTGGGTTCCTTCGGCCCGGGTCAGATGGTCAAGGAATTCGACACCGTGGTATTCAGCGCACCGGTCGGCGTGGTGCAAGGCCCGGTCAAGACCCAGTTCGGCTATCACCTGCTGGAAGTCACCAGCCGCCAGGACTGA
- a CDS encoding CAP domain-containing protein — protein sequence MTTTMDKWGWRRCLLALLLMGGLGSAQASEDLALIETINAYRSEVQRCGVQASEPLPPLTNDPRLILPANGTGDLQDLLSAAGYPLVNVQAITLSGPRNAQAAMQALSESFCRVLLDPQFIDIGVSQQDRDWRIVLARPLLSGRLQTWQTEGESLLLQINSARAEARQCGDQAFAATAPLVWNAELGSAAESHSRAMANGNFFAHQGRDGLTPGDRAELAGYGGTKVGENIAAALDTTAKVVEGWLASPGHCANIMNPEFSELGAAYANDPQSDAGIYWTALFGGQ from the coding sequence ATGACAACAACAATGGACAAATGGGGATGGCGGCGCTGCCTGCTGGCGCTGCTGTTGATGGGTGGGCTGGGCTCGGCCCAGGCCAGCGAGGATCTGGCGCTGATCGAGACGATCAATGCCTATCGCAGCGAAGTGCAGCGTTGCGGCGTGCAGGCTTCCGAACCGCTGCCGCCGCTGACCAATGACCCGCGCCTGATACTGCCCGCCAATGGTACCGGGGACCTGCAGGATTTGCTCAGCGCCGCCGGTTACCCACTGGTCAACGTCCAGGCCATCACCCTCTCTGGCCCACGCAATGCGCAAGCGGCGATGCAGGCGTTGAGCGAGAGCTTCTGCCGGGTACTGCTCGATCCGCAATTCATCGACATTGGCGTTAGCCAGCAGGATCGTGACTGGCGCATCGTGCTTGCCAGGCCGCTGCTCAGTGGGCGCCTGCAAACCTGGCAGACCGAAGGCGAGAGTCTGCTGTTGCAGATCAACTCGGCCCGTGCCGAGGCCCGCCAATGCGGCGACCAGGCGTTCGCCGCGACGGCGCCACTGGTGTGGAACGCCGAATTGGGCAGCGCTGCCGAGAGCCACAGTCGAGCCATGGCCAACGGCAATTTCTTCGCCCATCAGGGCCGTGATGGCCTGACACCGGGTGATCGTGCCGAGCTGGCAGGCTACGGAGGCACCAAGGTGGGCGAGAATATCGCCGCCGCGCTGGACACCACCGCCAAGGTGGTCGAGGGCTGGCTGGCCAGCCCGGGGCATTGCGCCAACATCATGAACCCGGAGTTCAGCGAGTTGGGCGCTGCCTACGCCAATGACCCGCAGAGCGACGCCGGCATCTACTGGACGGCTTTGTTCGGTGGGCAGTGA